The proteins below come from a single Planctomycetaceae bacterium genomic window:
- a CDS encoding Gfo/Idh/MocA family oxidoreductase yields MTKQITQLPRRRFLQSAVSAAGAAVLAPTIIPSSALGRDGAVAPSERVVVGGIGIGNRGTYDLGCFLEQPDVQFIAVCDVKEKRRIAVKKIADDKYGNEHCAMYRDFRELLDRSDIDAVLIATGPNWHATAAMTAARAGKDMYCEKPVTKNISQSLILADTMKRTGRVFQAGTQRRNLPHFAFACELARTGKLGKLKKVYAHPAGMQALMSGWLPAEAAPDPDVVDWDMYLGPAAWRPYNPALLDGFNFEKGGGFVGAFNGGGVLEWGSHCVDLCQWAVGDRPPPVEYNAPKDGHLVALRKRHRTDLPRNRLDSAGFVSCAVRRRNRLGRSG; encoded by the coding sequence ATGACGAAACAGATCACGCAACTTCCTCGGCGTCGGTTTCTGCAATCGGCCGTCAGCGCGGCGGGTGCCGCCGTTCTGGCGCCGACCATCATTCCCAGTTCGGCGCTGGGCCGCGATGGTGCAGTCGCTCCCAGCGAACGCGTTGTCGTCGGAGGCATCGGGATCGGAAATCGCGGCACGTACGACCTCGGCTGCTTTCTGGAACAGCCGGATGTCCAGTTCATCGCGGTCTGCGACGTGAAGGAAAAACGCCGCATCGCCGTCAAGAAAATCGCCGACGACAAATACGGCAACGAACACTGCGCGATGTATCGCGACTTCCGCGAACTGCTTGATCGCAGTGACATCGACGCCGTGCTGATCGCGACCGGACCGAACTGGCATGCCACCGCAGCTATGACTGCGGCTCGTGCCGGTAAGGACATGTACTGCGAAAAACCGGTCACCAAGAACATCAGCCAGAGTCTCATTCTGGCCGACACCATGAAGCGAACCGGTCGCGTTTTCCAGGCGGGAACTCAGCGGCGCAATCTTCCGCACTTCGCATTTGCCTGCGAGCTGGCCCGCACCGGAAAGCTCGGCAAACTGAAGAAGGTCTATGCTCATCCGGCCGGGATGCAGGCTCTGATGAGCGGCTGGCTGCCGGCAGAAGCCGCGCCTGATCCCGACGTTGTTGACTGGGACATGTATCTGGGGCCGGCCGCGTGGCGTCCGTACAACCCCGCGCTGCTGGATGGTTTCAACTTCGAAAAGGGCGGCGGTTTCGTCGGTGCCTTCAACGGCGGCGGTGTTCTGGAATGGGGCTCGCACTGCGTCGATCTCTGCCAGTGGGCGGTCGGAGACCGTCCGCCTCCCGTCGAATACAACGCACCGAAGGACGGCCACCTGGTCGCGCTACGAAAGCGGCATCGAACTGATCTTCCGCGAAACCGGCTGGATTCCGCTGGGTTCGTGTCCTGTGCGGTTCGAAGGCGAAACCGGCTTGGCCGAAGCGGGTGA
- a CDS encoding aldolase/citrate lyase family protein codes for MNSSFRSRLKNREPLLGTMVTLSTPAVSEIFAEIGFDWLFIDGEHGPLETPDLLRILQAVSHRLACVIRVPAASEASIKRTLDIGAAGVIVPMVNTPDQAADVVRWSRYSPAGSRGVGLARAQGYGLRFQQYVESANDSVAVIVQAEHALAVDNIESIVQVEGIDGVQLGPYDLAASMGKMGQVDDPDVVAAVDHIIATCLKANVAVGCFAISADAVQSWVERGCTLITAGVDTLLLAGAAGSTLKSLRAMTK; via the coding sequence ATGAATTCCTCGTTTCGCTCCCGACTGAAAAATCGTGAACCGCTGCTGGGCACGATGGTGACGCTCAGCACCCCCGCCGTGTCGGAGATCTTCGCTGAAATCGGATTCGACTGGCTGTTTATCGACGGTGAGCATGGTCCTCTGGAAACGCCGGATCTGCTGAGAATCCTGCAGGCGGTCAGTCACCGTCTGGCGTGCGTCATTCGCGTACCTGCGGCGTCGGAAGCTTCCATCAAGAGAACTCTGGACATCGGCGCGGCCGGTGTCATCGTGCCGATGGTCAATACGCCGGACCAGGCCGCTGATGTTGTGCGCTGGTCACGATATTCACCCGCCGGTTCGCGCGGAGTCGGACTGGCTCGCGCGCAGGGCTACGGACTTCGGTTTCAGCAGTACGTCGAATCGGCGAACGACAGCGTGGCCGTGATTGTTCAGGCCGAACACGCGCTGGCTGTCGACAACATCGAGTCCATTGTCCAGGTCGAGGGAATCGATGGAGTGCAGCTCGGTCCGTACGATCTGGCCGCCAGCATGGGGAAGATGGGCCAGGTGGACGACCCCGACGTTGTTGCGGCTGTCGACCATATAATCGCGACATGTCTGAAGGCCAATGTCGCCGTTGGCTGCTTCGCGATTTCCGCAGACGCAGTTCAGTCCTGGGTCGAACGCGGTTGCACGCTGATCACCGCCGGTGTCGACACGCTGCTGCTGGCCGGCGCGGCCGGAAGCACTCTGAAGTCGCTGAGAGCGATGACGAAGTGA